One genomic window of Evansella cellulosilytica DSM 2522 includes the following:
- a CDS encoding valine--tRNA ligase encodes MENKEISMPPKYDPQSTEAKWYPFWVNGKFFEATGDENKKPYTIVIPPPNVTGKLHLGHAWDTTLQDILIRVKRMQGYDALWLPGMDHAGIATQAKVEGKLREEGVSRYDLGREKFIEKSWEWKEEYAETIRQQWSKLGLSLDYSRERFTLDEGLSDAVKEVFVRLYEEGLIYRGEYIINWDPQTKTALSDIEVIYKDVQGAFYHMKYPLADGSCHIEVATTRPETMLGDTAVAVHPKDERYQHLIGKKVKLPIVGREIAIVADDYVDMDFGSGAVKITPAHDPNDFEIGNRHDLERVLVMDEAGKMNENAGKYQGMDRFECRKQIVKDLQEEGILFKIEDHMHSVGHSERSGAVVEPYLSTQWFVKMKPLAEEAIKLQQSEGKVDFVPDRFEKTYLHWIENIRDWCISRQLWWGHRIPAWFHKETGELYVGRTAPEDIENWEQDEDVLDTWFSSALWPFSTMGWPNQEAPDFKRYYSTDVLVTGYDIIYFWVARMIFQGLHFTNERPFKDVLIHGLVRDAEGRKMSKSLGNGVDPMDVIDKYGADALRFFLSTGSSPGQDLRFYWEKVESNWNFGNKIWNASRFALMNMEGLKYEEIDLTGKKSIADKWILTRLQDTITQVTKLIDTYEFGEVGRALYNFIWDDFCDWYIEMAKLPLNGDDEEAKLTTRSVLAYVLDQTMRLLHPFMPFITEEVWQYLPHEGESITVAAWPTRDDELMDQQAVKDMQLLQEIIRSVRNTRAELNVPMSREITLHINADSESILDQLNRGQAYIERFCRPSELKMGTGLTAPEKSMSSVLSGVELYLPLAGLLDLDAEIKRLEGEWKRLDGEVTRVQKKLSNDGFIAKAPENVVEAEREKEKDYLEQRDKVAARLEELKK; translated from the coding sequence ATGGAAAATAAAGAAATATCAATGCCACCAAAGTATGATCCACAATCAACTGAAGCAAAGTGGTATCCTTTCTGGGTGAATGGTAAGTTTTTTGAAGCAACAGGAGATGAAAATAAAAAGCCGTACACAATTGTTATCCCACCACCAAATGTTACGGGAAAGCTGCATTTAGGTCATGCTTGGGATACAACACTACAAGATATTCTTATTCGAGTGAAAAGAATGCAAGGGTATGATGCATTATGGTTACCTGGTATGGATCATGCGGGGATAGCGACACAAGCGAAGGTAGAAGGTAAACTTCGCGAAGAAGGCGTTTCTCGTTATGATTTAGGAAGAGAGAAATTCATTGAAAAGTCATGGGAATGGAAGGAAGAGTATGCGGAGACCATTCGTCAACAGTGGTCTAAGCTAGGACTATCATTAGATTATTCACGAGAGCGTTTCACACTTGATGAAGGTTTATCTGATGCAGTAAAAGAAGTGTTTGTACGTTTATACGAAGAAGGCTTGATTTACCGTGGTGAATATATTATTAACTGGGACCCACAAACGAAAACTGCATTATCCGATATTGAGGTTATTTATAAAGACGTACAAGGTGCATTTTATCATATGAAATATCCATTAGCAGATGGAAGCTGTCATATAGAAGTTGCGACAACTCGCCCGGAAACGATGCTAGGTGATACAGCAGTTGCGGTACACCCTAAAGACGAACGATATCAACATCTCATTGGAAAAAAAGTAAAGCTACCTATTGTCGGCCGGGAAATTGCTATTGTTGCGGACGATTACGTAGATATGGACTTCGGATCTGGTGCTGTAAAAATCACACCTGCTCATGACCCTAATGATTTTGAAATTGGAAATCGTCATGACCTTGAGCGTGTGCTTGTCATGGATGAAGCGGGAAAAATGAATGAAAATGCGGGTAAATATCAAGGGATGGATCGTTTTGAATGCCGAAAGCAAATCGTAAAGGACTTGCAAGAGGAAGGAATTCTTTTCAAAATTGAAGATCATATGCATAGCGTTGGTCATTCAGAGCGTAGTGGAGCAGTTGTAGAGCCTTATCTTTCAACACAGTGGTTCGTAAAGATGAAGCCATTGGCAGAGGAAGCAATAAAGCTTCAACAATCAGAAGGTAAAGTAGACTTCGTTCCTGATCGCTTTGAGAAGACATATTTACATTGGATAGAAAATATTCGTGATTGGTGTATTTCTCGTCAACTGTGGTGGGGGCATCGAATTCCAGCGTGGTTCCATAAAGAAACAGGGGAGCTTTATGTAGGTCGTACAGCACCAGAGGATATCGAAAATTGGGAGCAGGATGAGGATGTTTTAGATACTTGGTTTAGCTCTGCACTATGGCCATTTTCAACGATGGGCTGGCCAAATCAAGAAGCTCCTGACTTCAAACGTTACTACTCTACAGATGTATTAGTTACAGGTTACGACATTATATATTTTTGGGTAGCACGCATGATTTTCCAAGGATTACACTTTACTAACGAAAGACCATTTAAAGACGTACTCATACACGGGCTTGTTCGAGATGCTGAAGGTAGAAAAATGAGTAAATCTCTTGGAAACGGTGTAGACCCGATGGATGTTATTGATAAGTACGGAGCAGATGCTCTTCGTTTCTTCCTTTCAACAGGCAGTTCACCAGGGCAGGACCTTCGTTTTTATTGGGAAAAAGTTGAATCGAACTGGAATTTTGGAAATAAAATTTGGAACGCTTCTCGCTTTGCTTTAATGAATATGGAAGGATTAAAATATGAGGAAATTGATTTAACTGGTAAAAAGTCAATTGCCGATAAGTGGATCTTAACTCGTTTACAAGATACGATCACGCAAGTAACAAAGCTCATTGATACGTATGAGTTTGGAGAAGTAGGAAGAGCTCTTTATAACTTCATTTGGGATGACTTCTGTGATTGGTACATTGAAATGGCAAAGCTACCATTAAATGGGGATGACGAAGAGGCGAAGTTAACTACGCGCTCGGTACTCGCTTACGTTTTAGACCAAACGATGCGTTTATTACATCCGTTTATGCCTTTTATTACAGAAGAGGTATGGCAATACCTTCCGCACGAAGGCGAGTCGATCACAGTAGCAGCTTGGCCAACACGTGACGATGAACTTATGGATCAACAAGCAGTTAAGGATATGCAGCTGCTTCAAGAAATCATTCGCTCCGTTCGTAATACACGAGCAGAGTTAAATGTACCGATGAGTCGTGAAATTACCCTTCACATAAATGCTGATTCTGAGTCAATTCTTGATCAGTTAAACCGCGGTCAAGCGTATATCGAACGCTTCTGCCGACCAAGTGAGCTAAAAATGGGCACAGGTTTAACGGCACCAGAAAAATCGATGAGTTCTGTTTTATCCGGAGTGGAGCTATATTTACCTTTAGCAGGACTTCTTGATTTAGATGCAGAAATAAAGCGTCTTGAAGGTGAATGGAAACGACTAGATGGAGAAGTGACTCGCGTTCAGAAGAAGCTGTCAAACGACGGTTTTATTGCGAAAGCTCCAGAAAATGTAGTAGAAGCTGAGCGAGAAAAGGAAAAGGATTATTTAGAACAACGAGATAAAGTAGCAGCGCGATTAGAAGAATTAAAAAAATAG